ACTGTAATTATCGTAGCCCACCGGTTGAGTACAGTCAGGGATGCTGATAATATCATTGTACTGGATAAGGGGCGTATCATTGAACAAGGGACACACCAGGAATTGAGCCAGTTAAAAGGGGCTTATTATCTGCTTGTCAAAAATCAGCTGGAGTTAGGAACATAATCAACATTTAAAATGCCATCAGTAAAAAAACAAAATAGTCAGCAGGTAGTTCATAGCCCTGCAATTCAAGCAATTATTACCTCAGTTCCTTCGTGGTTACTGCGCTGGGGGATCTTTATGTTTTTTGTGCTCCTGATTTTAATCACAGGACTTTCTGCTTTTATTAAATATCCTGACCTTGTGATCACTACATTGAAAATTGATACTTCAGCCGATCAGAAATTTTATGGACAAATGGCTGTTCCGCAAAATATGCTGACCAAAGTTAAAGAAGGGCAGGAAGTACTGATTAAGTTAAGAAGATATCCTTATCAAACTTATGGTACTATCAGAGGTACTATTAAATACATAGATCCGATTCCTCAGCGGGATAGTATTTTCATTTCAAAGGTTGATTTTAACAATGATTTATCCGCATTGCCGGGACATATATTATTAAAAGATAAAATGATGGCTGATGCAGAAATCATTACGCAAGATGTTACTATCTTGCAGCGACTGAGCAGGAGTATATTTAAAAGCGATAATTAAGGAAATGTGCCAGTAAAACAGAAGATGTCCGGACAAATTACAACGTTAAATCATTACCATTCCATTTGCGATCAACTGGCAAAAGCGGACGAAGACCTTGGCAATATTATCATTGCTTATGGCTATCCACCACTGTGGACCAGGCCGAATACATTTGAAAGCTTGGTCCATATTATCCTGGAGCAGCAAGTTTCTCTGGCATCCGCTTTAGCTGCCTTAAACAAGTTGAAAGAGCGGTTACCAGAACTTACACCTGCAAATATATTGTCCCTGACCAATGAAGAGTTGAAAGCGTGTTACTTTAGCCGGCAAAAAATATTGTATACCAGGTCTTTAGCTGAAGCCCTGTTAAATGGACAAATTGATCTTGAAGAATTAAATCAGCTGGACAATGAAGCAGTGCGTGATGCTTTAACCAAACTAAAAGGCATTGGTAACTGGACCGTAGATGTTTACCTGATGTTTGTACTCGGCCGTGCAGATATTTTTCCTGTTGGAGATCTGGCAGCTGTAAATGCACTGAAAAGGATTAAATTACTTCCACTAAGTACGACTAAGGACGAAATTCTGGACATTTCTGTAAAATGGAAGCCCTACAGGACAGTTGCTAGCATGATGCTCTGGCATTACTACTTAAGTCACAAAGTGTTATAAACGATGAAGAGGG
The sequence above is drawn from the Pedobacter cryoconitis genome and encodes:
- a CDS encoding DNA-3-methyladenine glycosylase family protein → MSGQITTLNHYHSICDQLAKADEDLGNIIIAYGYPPLWTRPNTFESLVHIILEQQVSLASALAALNKLKERLPELTPANILSLTNEELKACYFSRQKILYTRSLAEALLNGQIDLEELNQLDNEAVRDALTKLKGIGNWTVDVYLMFVLGRADIFPVGDLAAVNALKRIKLLPLSTTKDEILDISVKWKPYRTVASMMLWHYYLSHKVL
- a CDS encoding HlyD family efflux transporter periplasmic adaptor subunit, with product MPSVKKQNSQQVVHSPAIQAIITSVPSWLLRWGIFMFFVLLILITGLSAFIKYPDLVITTLKIDTSADQKFYGQMAVPQNMLTKVKEGQEVLIKLRRYPYQTYGTIRGTIKYIDPIPQRDSIFISKVDFNNDLSALPGHILLKDKMMADAEIITQDVTILQRLSRSIFKSDN